The genomic region GATTAGAGTCTGAACTGAGGTTTGTGGAGGAGCATGCCTGTTGGTCTGTTGAGCGTTTACATAGTCTCCCAACCTCATCGATGTAGGGATGATTTGGCATGCTTCTTCCAGTACCTGGAGCATGtgaaaagacaacagctcaaagaagAAAGTGAATCCCACGGAAATAGTGAATCTTTGGCGTATCAATTAGAAATATGATAGTCGCTGATTTGATTTGAccataattcattcattcattactcTGCATTAATGGGCGTTTAAACCTCAGCGGTGACATACTTGAAATACGGTTGTCATGTCAGTACCATACGGTTGTCATGTCAGCGAACTGTTAAACGCCAACGATCTttgagtgcttgaataatatcaatACGGTTGTCATGTCATCATTTCCCAGGAAAGCGCTACCAAAATTTGACGAAAATCGATCAACGGCGGCAGACGTTTGAATCGACGTTTGAATCGTCTTGCATTCCTCTATGTAAATGTAAACCATTGATTTGCAAAAATTAGCCGGTCCATTCCATAGTAAGAGACGCCTTCGGCGGAAATATAATCTTCCTTTCTTATTTTTAATAATCCAAACATTTACTAGATCCAAAAGCCTTCAGATTAGCGGCGAACTCTATCTCTAAAGTGAAATAAATACTCAGACTGACAGAAGACTGGGATCAGGACAAAACCATGCAGGTTGCTGACCTGTTATTGTATTATTTCAGGGTTGCTGACCTGATGGCCAAACTGGTAAGGACTCAATTAAACATTCTTTGGGTACTTAATAAACGCGAGGTGCGTGCTGTTACCACTTTGTTGCAGAGTTTCGACAGTCTGCCTAAGGAAGCACTTTGAAGACTCCTGCCAATAGAAAAAAGCGGCGCACTTACAGTCACTCAAACACCTCCTCTTGCATTCACCCACATTTATTTTCTCTATTCCTGCAACATATTTGCTACTAAAATGTTCGACTCCCACCACCTCGTAAAAGTCGACAGCGACACTGCTGGAGTTGCAGGCGGGGAGCGAAGGAGGAGAGCAAGAGCTGGTCCAGCCTTGGAGCCCCTGCGGTTTCGGGCACGCCACGCATTGACTGTCTCCACAAATTCCCAACGACCCGCATTTCTTTGGCAGCCCACAGCCATAAAGTCCACCGTACTTAAACCGCTCGTATGTGATATCCCACGTATTGTATTCAATCTGGGGAGAGTATGTATACATTCTCAGATTCCCATCCCAGTCCAGCCTGAGGAACGACAATGTGGTGCTAAATCTGGGAGTGGCGAATAAGTATACAGCGGTGGAGGTTTGGTCGGAAGTGAAATTGCAGAGATAGGATGCCCTCATTTCCGGAGGAGCAGTGGAATTGGCGAGGCGCATTTCCATCGTGAGGGGGAAGCCATTGTCGGCGTCTGGATCGCTGAGAAAGGTGATGCTTGCCAGTGGACGCTTGCACGTGTGGGTGATGGAGTACAAGTCCTTTATTTGGTTGTCGTAGTAGCTCAGCGAGTTGTAGGGCAGAGGGATGGGCAACGTGGCATAGAGAGCAAAGCCGCCAGCTTCCATTGCGAAAGTGTAAGGCCCCTCCGATCCGTCTATTTCCGAGACCCGGCTGATGAGCTTCTGCACTCCGCCTGCCTTCAACGATTGGCCCACCAAAAGAG from Cryptomeria japonica chromosome 3, Sugi_1.0, whole genome shotgun sequence harbors:
- the LOC131048562 gene encoding epidermis-specific secreted glycoprotein EP1, with protein sequence MNSKAVLVVLIFAIVQAYAKEPFSYVNEGDMGYYIVEYNADYRPVPLASQPGAIFQMLFFNTTPNAYTLGIRMGNHNKAETMRIVWTANRNRPVPERSTLNFTTDGNLALFHADGSLVWSTNTANRGVVGIELRSNGNLVLYDAQNKSVWQSFDHPTDTLLVGQSLKAGGVQKLISRVSEIDGSEGPYTFAMEAGGFALYATLPIPLPYNSLSYYDNQIKDLYSITHTCKRPLASITFLSDPDADNGFPLTMEMRLANSTAPPEMRASYLCNFTSDQTSTAVYLFATPRFSTTLSFLRLDWDGNLRMYTYSPQIEYNTWDITYERFKYGGLYGCGLPKKCGSLGICGDSQCVACPKPQGLQGWTSSCSPPSLPACNSSSVAVDFYEVVGVEHFSSKYVAGIEKINVGECKRRCLSDCKCAAFFYWQESSKCFLRQTVETLQQSGNSTHLAFIKYPKNV